Proteins found in one Stigmatopora nigra isolate UIUO_SnigA chromosome 15, RoL_Snig_1.1, whole genome shotgun sequence genomic segment:
- the mrc2 gene encoding C-type mannose receptor 2 translates to MRECARVCVGITAAESMHPKDERDRGASTSEARRSPGRRWTECQHQNQRQNQRLERRWALLPSSSSSSFSLSVLLLLLIGVDVTWSASESDDFAFFHVGTQGCLGVRSHALVLSASCLEPQQRWKWVSRGRLFNLGSSLCLAVNQGAGAAPLGAYACDRRPPETLWTWSCGNVLEELGRHLPWPSFSNLSAAPPPPPPTAAGGSEWRLHGDGGRHDPCAKTYGEIYTVQGNSKGRPCHLPFLYDGLWFHNCTGTGREDGHLWCATTYDYGRDELWGFCPVDGNGCDTFWDTDPLSGSCYQFNFQASLSWDEARLSCRQQGADLLSVTELHEQTYINGLLSGYSAALWMGLNDLDINGGWQWADASPLKYLNWEQDRPDHQEEENCAVIRTESSGRWQNRQCSQTLPYVCEKRPNATLDPFSTDSWEDDDKYECQAGWRVFQAGCYKLVAEKGDWDAGLRACQKMDANLVSIHTLPEMEFILRHIKKDTEQVWLGLHDTLMQMDFHWSDHTPVIFTHWHPFEPNNFRNTAEDCVSMWGADGRWDDNPCNLTLPAVCKKAAAKSQGEAGHQDCKQGWKWHSPSCYWLSEDPLTFDEAKKSCEEKAASLLTITNRFEQAFANSLLLGRSDDSFWIGLHDRGGAGSFRWQSGDAVSYTNWNRDQPAGVREGCVAMATGSAAGLWEARECAASEAKYICRQKRDGVPGAEATARPPPRPTPGLTGSCPNGWKSNGDLRYCYKVFHSPELDEKLSWLQAHLFCRKHGADLLSLGGPDEEHFVLRVLHEAFGESEEHEQHWFWIGLNRRNPSGDVGWKWSDGVPVTYQNFGRYSYNVRQCAATDLGSMTWLPMHCDSQLDWICKMPRGSVEKEPEAAEGGYSPEWMGFQEAEYKFFDHRTTWEQAQRICSWFHSSLASVHSPQEEKFLAATLNQMVKAEGDKWWLGLHTYDNDGRFRWSDRSVLNYVSWAVGRPRPPARERRCVHLMAGKGEWVEEKCSSDLPYVCKRVNVTGTAPPTPSLPGSPSGCPEGWTSYGRKCFRAFQLPSQRATWSAAKIKCEMQRGDLAVVSNHLEQALVTTLLWNASVDLWLGMFSEQKARFSWPQPGLLAYTNWAPGQPVDNNNGLRVQKTPGNCVAVLHGNPRRNKGMWVSRACETESIGYLCQRYQDPALPAAPTLIPASPSERLELGGVTYQVLQKRLDWNGALHLCNSLNGTLAAPNDPVQQAYLTLLADALRRPAWIALYNYGGRSYSWLGEEELAYSNWVDGQPNTLSGCGHLTPGGLWSMAPCAHKLDVAICQIGDLPASHRWTYPGSCPHSVGDWSWVAFRNHCYAFNLQRLRLQQDARSSCHQVGAELLSILDETENAFVWEHIQSRAEQARGAWLGVTVKGRGLAWSQETEMSYTNWEAGDVASSVLSPNSCFWIQSDSGLWKPGSCRNRTHGVICKRAKTSESPAELLAADHLPTLMVILATGAALVLLAAGAIYLFRRRGGGAAARPSYDGARYSRSGRGEQPEKNILVSDMELNEQAE, encoded by the exons ATGCGTGAGTGCGCGCGCGTGTGCGTGGGGATCACCGCGGCTGAGAGCATGCATCCCAAAGACGAGCGGGACCGAGGCGCCTCCACTTCCGAAGCAAGACGGAGCCCCGGCCGGCGTTGGACCGAGTGCCAGCACCAGAACCAGCGCCAGAACCAGCGTTTGGAGCGGCGATGGGCTttgcttccttcttcttcttcttcttcattttctCTGTCCGTTCTCTTGCTGCTGCTGATTGGGGTGGACGTGACGTGGAGCGCCTCGG AGTCGGACGACTTTGCCTTCTTCCACGTGGGCACCCAGGGGTGCTTGGGAGTGCGCTCTCACGCCCTGGTCCTGTCCGCCTCTTGCCTGGAGCCCCAGCAGCGCTGGAAGTGGGTGAGCCGGGGCCGCCTCTTCAACCTGGGCTCCTCGCTGTGCCTGGCCGTCAACCAGGGGGCGGGTGCCGCCCCCCTGGGCGCCTACGCCTGCGACCGCCGGCCCCCCGAGACCCTGTGGACCTGGAGCTGCGGCAACGTGCTGGAGGAGCTGGGCCGCCACCTGCCCTGGCCCTCCTTCTCCAACCTGTCGGcggccccgccgccgccgccgcccaccGCCGCCGGCGGCTCCGAATGGAGGCTCCACGGCGACGGCGGGCGCCACGATCCGTGCGCCAAGACCTATGGAG AGATCTACACCGTCCAGGGCAACTCCAAGGGGCGTCCCTGCCACCTGCCCTTCCTCTACGACGGCCTGTGGTTCCACAACTGCACCGGCACGGGGCGAGAGGACGGCCACCTGTGGTGCGCCACCACCTACGACTACGGCCGAGACGAGTTGTGGGGCTTCTGCCCCGTGGACG GTAACGGCTGCGACACTTTCTGGGACACGGATCCGCTGAGCGGCAGCTGCTACCAGTTCAACTTCCAGGCCTCGCTGTCGTGGGACGAAGCCCGCCTCAGCTGCCGGCAGCAGGGTGCCGACCTGCTCAGCGTCACCGAGCTGCACGAGCAGACCTACATCAATG GGCTGCTGTCCGGCTACAGCGCCGCCTTGTGGATGGGCCTCAACGACCTGGACATCAACGGCGGCTGGCAGTGGGCCGACGCCTCGCCGCTCAAGTACCTGAATTGGGAGcaag ATCGTCCCGACCACCAGGAAGAGGAGAACTGCGCCGTGATCAGGACCGAGTCGTCGGGTCGCTGGCAAAACCGCCAATGCTCCCAGACGCTGCCGTACGTCTGCGAGAAGAGGCCCAACGCCACCCTCGATCCATTCAGCACAG ACTCGTGGGAGGACGACGACAAGTACGAGTGCCAGGCGGGCTGGCGCGTCTTCCAGGCCGGCTGCTACAAGCTGGTGGCGGAAAAAGGCGACTGGGACGCCGGGCTCCGGGCCTGCCAGAAGATGGACGCCAACCTGGTCAGCATTCACACGCTGCCCGAGATGGAGTTCATCCTGCGCCACATCAAGAAAG ACACGGAGCAGGTGTGGCTGGGCCTCCACGACACGCTGATGCAGATGGACTTCCACTGGAGCGACCACACGCCCGTCATCTTCACCCACTGGCACCCCTTCGAGCCCAACAACTTCCGCAACACGGCGGAAGACTGCGTCTCCATGTGGGGAGCC GACGGCCGCTGGGACGACAACCCGTGCAACCTGACGCTGCCCGCCGTCTGCAAGAAGGCGGCCGCCAAGAGCCAAGGCGAAGCTGGGCATCAAGACTGCAAACAA GGCTGGAAGTGGCACAGTCCGTCTTGCTACTGGCTGTCCGAAGACCCGCTGACGTTTGACGAGGCCAAGAAGTCTTGCGAGGAAAAGGCGGCGTCGCTTCTCACCATCACCAACAG GTTCGAGCAGGCCTTCGCCAACAGCCTGTTGCTGGGTCGTTCCGACGACTCCTTCTGGATCGGTCTGCACGACCGGGGCGGCGCCGGCTCTTTCCGCTGGCAGAGCGGCGACGCCGTGTCCTACACCAATTGGAACCGAGACCAGCCGG CCGGCGTCCGGGAAGGCTGCGTGGCCATGGCGACCGGCTCTGCCGCCGGCCTCTGGGAGGCGAGAGAGTGCGCCGCGTCCGAGGCCAAGTACATCTGCCGGCAGAAGCGGGACGGCGTCCCGGGCGCCGAGGCCACCGCCCGCCCCCCGCCCCGGCCCACGCCCGGCCTGACCGGTTCCTGTCCGAACGGCTGGAAGAGCAACGGCGACCTGCGCTACTGCTACAAG GTCTTTCACTCCCCGGAACTGGACGAGAAGCTGAGCTGGCTGCAGGCGCACTTGTTCTGCCGCAAACACGGCGCCGACCTGCTCAGCCTGGGCGGCCCCGACGAGGAGCATTTCGTCCTCCGGGTCCTGCACGAGGCCTTCGG GGAGTCGGAGGAGCACGAGCAGCACTGGTTCTGGATCGGGCTGAACCGCAGGAACCCGTCGGGCGACGTGGGCTGGAAGTGGAGCGACGGCGTGCCC GTGACGTACCAGAACTTTGGCCGCTACAGCTACAACGTCAGGCAGTGCGCCGCCACCGACTTGGGCTCCATGACCTGGCTGCCCATGCACTGCGACTCGCAGTTGGACTGGATCTGCAAGATGCCCCGAG GTAGCGTGGAGAAGGAACCGGAGGCCGCCGAAG GCGGATACTCCCCGGAATGGATGGGCTTCCAGGAGGCCGAGTACAAGTTCTTTGACCACCGCACCACCTGGGAGCAGGCCCAGAGGATTTGCTCCTGGTTCCACTCCTCTCTGGCGTCCGTCCACTCGCCGCAGGAGGAGAAATTCCTGGCCGCCACGCTCAACCAG ATGGTCAAGGCGGAGGGCGACAAATGGTGGCTGGGACTGCACACCTACGACAACGACGGGCGCTTCCGCTGGTCCGACCGCTCCGTGCTCAACTACGTGTCGTGGGCCGTCGGCAGGCCCCGCCCCCCGGCTCGCGAGCGCCGATGCGTGCACCTGATGGCCGGCAAAG GCGAGTGGGTGGAGGAGAAGTGCTCCTCCGACCTGCCCTACGTCTGCAAGAGGGTCAACGTGACCGGCACCGCTCCCCCGACGCCCTCGCTCCCGGGCTCGCCGTCGGGCTGCCCCGAAGGTTGGACCTCGTATGGGCGCAAG TGTTTCCGGGCGTTCCAGCTGCCGTCCCAGCGGGCCACCTGGTCCGCCGCCAAAATCAAATGCGAAATGCAACGGGGGGACCTGGCCGTGGTGTCCAATCACCTGGAGCAAG CCTTGGTCACCACGCTGCTGTGGAACGCGAGCGTGGACCTTTGGCTGGGCATGTTCTCCGAGCAAAAGGCGCGCTTCAGCTGGCCGCAGCCGGGCCTCCTGGCCTACACCAACTGGGCCCCGGGACAGCCCGTGGACAATAACAATGGGCTGCGCGTCCAAAAGACCCCG GGGAACTGCGTGGCCGTCCTTCACGGAAACCCGCGGAGGAACAAGGGCATGTGGGTCTCCCGGGCCTGCGAGACGGAAAGCATCGGCTACCTCTGTCAGCGCTATCAAG ATCCGGCTCTACCCGCGGCGCCCACCCTGATCCCCGCCTCCCCGTCCGAGCGCCTGGAGCTGGGCGGCGTGACCTACCAGGTGCTCCAGAAGCGACTGGACTGGAACGGCGCCCTGCACCTGTGCAACTCTCTGAACGGGACCCTGGCCGCGCCCAATGATCCCGTCCAGCAGGCCTACCTGACGTTGCTGGCGGACGCTCTGCGGCGTCCGGCGTGGATCGCGCTCTACAACTACGGG GGCCGCAGCTACAGCTGGCTGGGCGAGGAGGAGTTGGCCTATTCCAATTGGGTGGACGGGCAGCCCAACACGCTGTCGGGCTGCGGTCACTTGACCCCCGGCGGCCTGTGGAGCATGGCCCCCTGCGCCCACAAACTGGACGTGGCCATCTGTCAAATCGGCG ACCTCCCCGCCAGTCACCGGTGGACCTACCCTGGAAGTTGCCCCCATTCGGTGGGCGACTGGTCGTGGGTGGCCTTCAGGAATCACTGCTACGCCTTCAACCTGCAAAGACTTCGACTGCAGCAGGACGCCCGCTCGTCCTGCCACCAAG TGGGAGCCGAGCTTCTCTCCATCTTGGACGAGACGGAGAACGCCTTCGTGTGGGAGCACATCCAGAGCCGGGCCGAGCAGGCCCGCGGCGCTTGGCTGGGAGTCACCGTTAAAG GTCGGGGTCTGGCGTGGAGCCAGGAGACGGAGATGTCCTACACCAACTGGGAGGCCGGCGACGTGGCCTCGTCCGTGCTGTCGCCCAACTCCTGCTTCTGGATCCAGAGCGACAGCGGCCTGTGGAAGCCCGGATCGTGCCGCAATCGAACGCACGGAGTCATTTGCAAGCGAGCCAAAA CGTCAGAGTCTCCCGCCGAGCTGCTGGCCGCCGACCACCTGCCCACGCTGATGGTCATCTTGGCCACGGGGGCGGCGCTGGTCCTCTTGGCGGCGGGCGCCATCTACCTGTTCCGGCGGCGAGGGGGCGGGGCGGCGGCCCGCCCGTCCTACGACGGCGCTCGTTACAGCCGCTCGGGCCGCGGCGAGCAGCCCGAGAAGAACATCCTGGTGTCGGACATGGAGCTCAACGAGCAGGCCGAGTAG